The following proteins come from a genomic window of Nicotiana tomentosiformis chromosome 12, ASM39032v3, whole genome shotgun sequence:
- the LOC104103063 gene encoding protein GFS12 isoform X5, with amino-acid sequence MGREMCFECLQRKIQSDFSDQLIFCYGLSDSPIPFGSTAVVQPSNSNGEGLPQFQLTYMPLHKDSCLATYIDQYYLEDLEARTNSGSAQAVPVEIDQVQAEVSVGLSSDKTSSLETRSTECEDLQNGGKHTSLYGLGCQNLTCNFSGTFSCFRTLTALVPVARIGISSSALVECIISEFLAGSLEDQILHSLTLMIEGKRSGRESVNFLRLVGIPSFEEEHCPGCIRHPNISPTLGMLKNSGQLNLLLPKMPHTLENILHFSPGVLKSDWHMRYLIFQLLSGLAYMHGLGVSHGNVCPSSISLVDSLWCWLPICYKFLQSSVSISKIECNPDSGVSCCFSGCSLQGLYADLKLSQSTDWFSSFKCWWKGEMSNFEYLLVLNRLAGRRWGDNTFYTVMPWVIDFSVKPDENTDTGWRDLTKSKWRLAKGDEQLDFTYSTSEIPHHVSDECLSELAVCSYKARRLPLSVLRMAVRSVYEPNEYPSTMQRLYQWTPDECIPEFYCDPHIFYSIHSGMSHLAVPSWAGTPEEFIKLHRDALESDRVSRQLHNWIDITFGYKLCGDAAVAAKNVMLPSSAPSKPKSVGRRQLFTKPHPPRRLATVRICDTSNEAEMNQLPTSDMTEQALVVGTSFLHELEEAAAFSEHAPHLAPIYNLHPDDHEELDSPGKGLLTKKLENTTSRKTGYSTITVKPSVIDVNYLLKNIEVVDDVSMGYQALLLWKQKCSHPHILSEDVANDIFAVGCILAELHLRRPLFDPTSLAVYLECGVLPALVQELPPDTQVVVESCIQKDWRRRPSAKCLLDSPYFLATVKSSYLFLAPLQLIAKDESRLRYAAAFVRQGALKAMGTFAAEMCAPNCLKLVLNPLSDSEAEWGCIILTELLRCLNPEAVKKLVILAIQKILQGTGPSHLKVSLLQGSFVLDIWNKIGKQAYVETVHPFVVSNLLGTPCKSSAVAASVLLIGSSEELGVPVTVHQTILPLLHCFGKGLSDDGIDVLVRIGGLFGENFIVRQILPLLRIVILSCIDNSFANKHEAAQSWSSLVLMDCLMTLDGLTASLTREVLVKELVEDGRFLYLQVLMQTNLGIQVVEGAARNLLALCQQIGSDLTALHVLPKLRKLFDELAFSQEKAGHSSIQGGIRGPSTKGEDENKITSRLDLVMLLYPSFASLLGIEKLRQCCATWLLLEQFLLRRYNWKWESAGESSRSGPGTYARKLSLGESLTSECTPAKKLLNGLGWSTPQSQGKRGSKTPTLNRHLSSQHQDSADRNARGSDFSKMEPWYWFPSPAANWSGPDFIGRPGGSKDELPWKIKASVLHSVRAHHGVLRSIAVCQDECFLFTAGVGPGFKGIVQKWELSRIDSISGYYGHEEVVNDICLLASGGRVASCDGTVHVWNGQTGKLISVFAEFSTSSVQHTGPLAKASKLNAEQANMLHFNSLSGGILNTSFDGNLYTSMHYSEYLDNLVVGTGNGSLSQRYFGIQIH; translated from the exons ATGGGAAGGGAAATGTGTTTTGAGTGTCTTCAACGTAAAATTCAATCAGATTTCTCAGACCAACTCATCTTCTGTTATGGTCTTTCCGATTCTCCTATTCCTTTTGGCTCTACTGCCGTCGTTCAG CCATCAAATTCAAATGGAGAAGGGTTGCCACAGTTTCAGTTGACTTATATGCCCCTTCATAAAGATAGTTGCTTGGCCACTTACAT TGATCAGTATTATTTAGAGGATCTTGAAGCAAGAACGAATAGTGGCAGTGCGCAGGCAGTTCCGGTGGAGATTGATCAGGTTCAAGCTGAGGTCAGTGTTGGACTCTCCAGTGATAAAACTTCTTCATTAGAAACTAGATCAACTGAATGTGAAGATTTGCAGAATGGTGGCAAACATACATCCCTATATGGACTAGGTTGTCAAAATTTGACCTGTAACTTTTCTGGTACGTTTTCTTGCTTTAGGACTCTGACTGCCCTGGTTCCAGTCGCTCGGATTGGGATTTCATCATCTGCATTAGTTGAATGTATTATTTCAGAATTCTTGGCTGGATCTCTTGAAGATCAAATTTTACATTCTTTAACTCTCATGATAGAAGGTAAAAGATCAGGACGAGAGAGTGTTAACTTTCTTAGATTAGTGGGGATTCCTTCATTTGAGGAAGAACACTGCCCTGGCTGCATAAGGCATCCAAACATTTCTCCGACTTTAGGAATGCTAAAAAATTCCGGTCAACTTAATTTGTTGCTTCCAAAAATGCCACATACCTTGGAAAACATACTTCACTTCAGCCCTGGTGTCTTAAAGTCTGACTGGCATATGCGGTATTTAATCTTTCAGCTATTATCAGGGTTGGCTTACATGCATGGTTTAGGTGTTTCCCATGGTAATGTCTGTCCATCCAGTATATCATTGGTTGATTCGCTATGGTGTTGGCTGCCCATTTGTTATAAGTTCCTCCAGAGTTCCGTTTCAATTTCTAAAATAGAGTGCAATCCTGATTCAGGAGTTAGTTGCTGTTTTAGCGGGTGCTCTTTACAAGGGCTTTATGCCGATCTAAAGCTCTCCCAATCTACAGATTGGTTTTCTAGCTTTAAATGTTGGTGGAAGGGTGAAATGAGTAACTTTGAGTATCTGTTAGTCTTAAACCGATTAGCAGGGAGAAGGTGGGGTGACAATACCTTTTATACTGTAATGCCATGGGTTATAGATTTTAGCGTGAAACCTGATGAGAATACTGACACGGGATGGAGAGATCTAACTAAGAGCAAATGGAGGCTGGCAAAAGGTGACGAGCAATTGGACTTCACGTATTCGACATCTGAAATTCCTCATCATGTATCAGATGAGTGCCTGTCTGAGCTGGCTGTCTGCAGTTATAAGGCAAGGAGGTTGCCCTTGAGTGTTTTGCGTATGGCTGTTCGTTCAGTTTATGAACCAAATGAATATCCTTCCACCATGCAAAGACTATATCAATGGACACCAGATGAGTGCATTCCAGAATTTTATTGTGATCCGCATATATTTTATTCTATACATTCTGGGATGTCTCATTTGGCTGTGCCCTCATGGGCGGGCACCCCCGAGGAATTCATCAAGTTGCATAGAGACGCTTTAGAAAGCGATAGGGTTTCACGCCAACTACATAATTGGATTGACATCACCTTCGGCTACAAATTATGTGGTGACGCTGCTGTTGCTGCCAAAAATGTTATGTTGCCCTCATCTGCTCCTTCAAAACCGAAATCAGTGGGACGCCGTCAACTTTTTACAAAACCACATCCTCCTCGGCGGCTTGCTACCGTGAGAATTTGTGACACGTCCAATGAAGCAGAAATGAATCAACTCCCAACAAGTGACATGACTGAGCAAGCTCTGGTTGTTGGAACTTCATTCTTGCATGAATTGGAAGAAGCAGCTGCATTCTCTGAGCATGCGCCTCATTTGGCTCCTATTTACAACTTGCATCCAGATGATCACGAAGAGCTTGACTCCCCTGGGAAAGGGCTATTAACTAAGAAATTAGAGAATACTACATCCAGAAAAACTGGCTATAGCACCATTACAGTCAAGCCATCTGTCATTGATGTGAATTACCTTCTCAAGAATATTGAAGTGGTCGATGATGTATCTATGGGATATCAAGCACTATTGCTTTGGAAGCAAAAATGTTCCCATCCACACATTTTGTCTGAAGATGTTGCTAATGATATCTTTGCAGTTGGCTGCATCTTAGCAGAACTTCACTTGAGAAGGCCACTTTTTGATCCAACCTCTTTAGCTGTGTACTTAGAGTGTGGTGTCTTACCTGCATTAGTACAAGAACTTCCCCCTGACACTCAAGTTGTTGTTGAATCCTGCATCCAAAAGGATTGGAGGAG GAGGCCTTCTGCCAAATGTCTTTTGGACTCTCCTTATTTTCTAGCAACAGTCAAGTCATCCTACTTGTTTCTTGCCCCCCTTCAGCTTATAGCAAAAGATGAATCACGACTTCGTTATGCTGCAGCTTTTGTCCGACAGGGAGCACTCAAAGCAATGGGAACATTTGCTGCCGAAATGTGTGCTCCTAACTGTTTGAAACTAGTCTTGAATCCTTTATCGGATTCTGAAGCTGAATGGGGTTGCATAATACTCACAGAACTTTTGAGGTGTCTGAATCCAGAAGCAGTAAAGAAACTGGTCATACTTGCTATCCAGAAGATTCTTCAG GGTACTGGTCCTTCACATTTGAAGGTTTCTCTTCTCCAAGGTTCCTTCGTGCTGGATATATGGAACAAGATTGGTAAACAAGCGTATGTGGAAACAGTACATCCATTTGTTGTATCAAACTTACTTGGTACTCCTTGCAAGAGCTCTGCTGTTGCTGCCTCTGTCCTGTTGATTGGCTCTAGTGAGGAACTTGGTGTTCCTGTTACTGTTCATCAG ACGATCTTACCTCTCCTTCACTGCTTTGGCAAGGGGCTCAGTGATGATGGAATTGATGTCTTAGTTAGAATTG GTGGTCTTTTTGGAGAGAATTTCATAGTCAGACAGATTCTACCGTTACTAAGAATTGTCATTCTTTCGTGCATTGACAATTCATTTGCAAATAAGCATGAAGCTGCACAGAGTTGGAGTTCTTTGGTCCTAATGGACTGTCTAATGACTTTAGATGGTCTCACTGCTTCCTTGACAAGGGAGGTGCTTGTTAAGGAGCTTGTTGAG GACGGCAGATTCTTATATCTTCAGGTTCTCATGCAGACCAACTTGGGAATTCAGGTGGTCGAG GGTGCTGCAAGAAATCTGCTAGCTCTTTGTCAGCAAATTGGATCAGATTTAACAGCATTACACGTCCTTCCAAAACTCAGGAAACTTTTTGATGAGCTTGCCTTCTCCCAGGAGAAAGCAGGCCATTCTAGCATCCAGGGCGGAATTCGAGGTCCCAGCACCAAGGGGGAAGATGAGAACAAAATTACAAGCCGTTTGGACCTTGT AATGCTTTTATATCCATCATTTGCATCTCTTCTTGGTATAGAGAAGCTTCGCCAGTGTTGTGCCACATGGTTGCTACTAGAGCAGTTTCTTCTGCGCCGTTATAACTGGAAG TGGGAATCCGCAGGGGAATCCTCACGAAGCGGTCCAGGAACATATGCTAGAAAGCTGTCTCTTGGTGAGAGCTTAACTTCTGAATGTACTCCAGCTAAGAAGTTGCTGAATGGTTTAGGGTGGTCAACACCTCAATCACAAGGAAAAAGAGGCTCCAAAACCCCTACATTAAACAGACATCTGTCTAGCCAACATCAGGATTCTGCAGATAGGAATGCAAGAGGCTCAGATTTTAGCAAGATGGAACCCTGGTATTGGTTCCCGAGTCCAGCTGCTAATTGGAGTGGCCCTGATTTTATTGGCCGTCCTGGTGGTTCAAAGGATGAACTTCCATGGAAAATCAAAGCATCTGTTCTGCACTCTGTTCGAGCACATCACGGAGTGCTAAGATCTATAGCAGTCTGCCAAGATGAATGCTTTCTTTTCACTGCTGGAGTTGGTCCAGGATTCAAAGGGATTGTTCAAAAGTGGGAGTTGTCAAGAATTGATTCTATATCTGGTTATTACGGCCATGAAGAG GTTGTGAATGACATTTGTCTTTTGGCATCCGGTGGAAGGGTAGCATCCTGTGATGGGACAGTGCATGTGTGGAATGGCCAAACGGGGAAGCTAATATCTGTGTTTGCAGAGTTTTCGACAAGCTCTGTGCAACATACTGGCCCTTTGGCCAAAGCTTCAAAGTTGAATGCAGAACAGGCTAATATGCTACATTTCAATTCATTGTCAGGTGGAATATTGAACACTTCATTTGATGGTAATTTATACACTAGTATGCATTACTCAGAATATCTGGACAATCTTGTTGTGGGTACTGGAAATGGCTCTCTCAG TCAACGTTATTTTGGCATCCAGATTCATTGA